One segment of Clostridium ljungdahlii DSM 13528 DNA contains the following:
- a CDS encoding NAD(P)-dependent alcohol dehydrogenase, giving the protein MKGFAMLGINKLGWIEKKNPVPGPYDAIVHPLAVSPCTSDIHTVFEGALGNRENMILGHEAVGEIAEVGSEVKDFKVGDRVIVPCTTPDWRSLEVQAGFQQHSNGMLAGWKFSNFKDGVFADYFHVNDADMNLAILPDEIPLESAVMMTDMMTTGFHGAELADIKMGSSVVVIGIGAVGLMGIAGSKLRGAGRIIGVGSRPVCVETAKFYGATDIVNYKNGDIVEQIMDLTHGKGVDRVIMAGGGAETLAQAVTMVKPGGVISNINYHGSGDTLPIPRVQWGCGMAHKTIRGGLCPGGRLRMEMLRDLVLYKRVDLSKLVTHVFDGAENIEKALLLMKNKPKDLIKSVVTF; this is encoded by the coding sequence ATGAAAGGTTTTGCAATGTTAGGTATTAACAAATTAGGATGGATTGAAAAGAAAAACCCAGTGCCAGGTCCTTATGATGCGATTGTACATCCTCTAGCTGTATCCCCATGTACATCAGATATACATACGGTTTTTGAAGGAGCACTTGGTAATAGGGAAAATATGATTTTAGGCCATGAAGCTGTAGGTGAAATAGCCGAAGTTGGCAGCGAAGTTAAAGATTTTAAAGTTGGCGATAGAGTTATCGTACCATGCACAACACCTGACTGGAGATCTTTAGAAGTCCAAGCTGGTTTTCAGCAGCATTCAAACGGTATGCTTGCAGGATGGAAGTTTTCCAATTTTAAAGATGGTGTATTTGCAGATTACTTTCATGTAAACGATGCAGATATGAATCTTGCCATACTCCCAGATGAAATACCTTTAGAAAGTGCAGTTATGATGACAGACATGATGACTACTGGTTTTCATGGAGCAGAACTTGCAGACATAAAAATGGGCTCCAGCGTTGTAGTAATTGGTATAGGAGCTGTTGGATTAATGGGAATAGCCGGTTCCAAACTTCGAGGAGCAGGCAGAATTATCGGTGTTGGAAGCAGACCTGTTTGTGTTGAAACAGCTAAATTTTATGGAGCAACTGATATTGTAAATTATAAAAATGGTGATATAGTTGAACAAATCATGGACTTAACTCATGGTAAAGGTGTAGACCGTGTAATCATGGCAGGCGGTGGTGCTGAAACACTAGCACAAGCAGTAACTATGGTTAAACCTGGCGGCGTAATTTCTAACATCAACTACCATGGAAGCGGTGATACTTTACCAATACCTCGTGTTCAATGGGGCTGCGGCATGGCTCACAAAACTATAAGAGGAGGATTATGCCCCGGCGGACGTCTTAGAATGGAAATGCTAAGAGATCTTGTTCTATATAAACGTGTTGATTTGAGTAAACTTGTTACTCATGTATTTGATGGTGCAGAAAATATTGAAAAGGCCCTTTTGCTTATGAAAAATAAGCCAAAAGATTTAATTAAATCAGTAGTTACATTCTAA
- a CDS encoding heavy-metal-associated domain-containing protein: MKKKIIVEGMSCGHCVNHVKTALEELKGASNVSVDLDSKTALVESSGEIKDADIKSAIEDVGYEVVSIEQV, translated from the coding sequence ATGAAAAAGAAGATAATTGTTGAAGGAATGAGCTGTGGACACTGTGTTAATCATGTAAAAACAGCATTGGAGGAACTTAAAGGTGCATCCAATGTGTCTGTTGATTTAGATTCAAAAACAGCTTTAGTTGAATCTAGTGGTGAAATTAAAGATGCTGACATAAAATCTGCTATTGAAGATGTGGGTTATGAAGTTGTTTCCATAGAGCAAGTATAA
- a CDS encoding sigma-54-dependent Fis family transcriptional regulator, translating to MFKSSTHNEIVSRSLNRCIKYHMEKGIPKPKRNLNRKELNNLIKENSYIIEIARPFMEILYDFLNGSGFSLYLTDKNGIVLTIIGDKDILIEQAKAGIVEGADMSEKSAGTNAIGTALFENLSVQVSGKEHFINIFQICTCSASVIHNEQGNIIGCLNLTGKRQLAHPHTLGLVVAAVKSIENHLKLNKSQNELFKAYQYLNKIMNSIDFGILAVDNNGIIKAINNSACNMLCIDQKDIIDKNAYKVLYNWQYILNELKSGNSYEDKEILYSDKRRRFNLNVYPIRDKSNTVTGMVVTFKDIQNVYNLVNKYTSGSATYTFDDIIGSSEKMINLKKQLKSISNSPSTVLIQGESGTGKELIAQSIHNDSSRKNNSFIAINCGAIPKNLIESELFGYEDGSFTGAKHGGRAGKFELANGGTLFLDEIGEMPLDMQVNLLRVLQENCITRIGGNRCVKIDIRIIAATNKNLREEIHKGTFREDLYYRLNVIPIYVPPLRERDMDIKILINYFLKIKAFKLKKPIPIVRPDIYQKLLNYNWPGNVRELENCIENIVNMNGNTSFNFENSISVNTQTSPCTTKFKYDMYSLKELEKEAITNCMSNCNGNIAKASKILGINRSTLYTKIKKYQINFS from the coding sequence ATGTTTAAATCATCTACTCATAATGAAATAGTTAGTAGGTCTCTTAATAGGTGCATTAAATATCATATGGAAAAAGGTATCCCAAAGCCTAAACGAAATCTTAACCGTAAAGAATTGAACAACTTAATAAAAGAAAACAGCTATATTATAGAAATAGCAAGACCATTTATGGAAATACTTTATGATTTTCTAAATGGATCAGGTTTTTCATTATATCTTACAGACAAAAATGGAATTGTATTAACTATTATAGGTGACAAAGATATATTAATAGAGCAGGCAAAAGCTGGAATTGTGGAAGGTGCTGATATGAGTGAAAAAAGTGCTGGTACAAATGCAATAGGAACTGCTCTTTTTGAAAATTTGTCAGTTCAAGTTTCAGGCAAAGAACACTTTATAAATATTTTTCAAATTTGTACATGCTCTGCATCTGTCATACACAACGAACAAGGAAATATAATCGGATGTCTAAATCTAACTGGAAAACGTCAATTGGCTCATCCCCATACATTAGGCCTTGTTGTAGCAGCAGTAAAGTCCATTGAAAACCACTTAAAATTAAATAAATCTCAAAATGAATTATTTAAAGCCTATCAATACTTAAACAAAATCATGAATTCCATAGATTTTGGAATTTTAGCTGTAGATAACAATGGGATCATTAAAGCTATAAATAACAGTGCATGTAATATGCTTTGTATAGACCAAAAAGATATTATAGATAAAAATGCATATAAAGTTTTATATAATTGGCAATATATACTTAATGAACTTAAATCAGGAAACTCATATGAAGATAAGGAAATTTTATATTCGGATAAAAGAAGAAGATTTAATTTGAATGTATATCCTATAAGGGATAAAAGTAATACCGTAACTGGTATGGTAGTTACATTTAAAGACATACAAAATGTATACAACTTGGTTAACAAATACACAAGTGGATCTGCTACTTATACATTTGATGATATAATTGGCAGCAGTGAAAAAATGATAAATTTAAAAAAACAGTTAAAAAGCATATCTAACAGTCCTTCCACTGTACTAATTCAAGGCGAAAGCGGTACAGGTAAAGAACTTATTGCGCAGTCCATCCACAATGACAGCAGCAGAAAAAATAACAGCTTTATAGCAATAAATTGCGGTGCCATACCCAAAAATTTAATAGAAAGTGAATTATTCGGATATGAAGATGGATCATTCACAGGTGCAAAACATGGAGGGCGTGCAGGAAAATTTGAACTTGCAAATGGTGGTACTTTATTTTTAGATGAAATTGGGGAAATGCCTTTAGATATGCAAGTAAATCTTTTAAGAGTTCTCCAAGAAAACTGTATTACAAGAATAGGCGGGAACAGATGTGTAAAAATAGATATAAGAATCATTGCAGCTACTAATAAAAATTTGAGGGAAGAAATACATAAAGGAACTTTTCGCGAAGATTTATACTATAGACTAAATGTAATACCTATATATGTACCACCACTGCGGGAAAGAGATATGGATATTAAAATACTGATAAACTATTTTTTAAAGATAAAAGCTTTTAAACTTAAAAAACCTATTCCAATAGTAAGACCTGATATATATCAAAAGCTCTTAAATTATAATTGGCCCGGAAATGTAAGAGAATTGGAAAATTGTATTGAAAATATCGTAAATATGAATGGAAATACATCTTTCAACTTCGAAAATAGTATTTCAGTAAATACGCAAACTAGTCCTTGTACTACAAAATTTAAATATGATATGTATTCATTAAAAGAGTTGGAAAAAGAAGCAATAACAAATTGTATGAGTAATTGCAATGGTAACATTGCAAAAGCTTCTAAAATTCTGGGAATAAATAGAAGTACTTTGTATACAAAAATAAAAAAATATCAAATTAATTTTTCTTAA
- a CDS encoding sigma-54-dependent Fis family transcriptional regulator produces MFKPFTHSEIVSRSLNRCIKYHIEKGIPKPKRTLSRKELDNLIKENNDIIKIAKPFMEILYDFLSGSGFSLYLTDKNGIVLTIIGDKDIVMEQAKAGIAEGIDLSEQSAGTNAAGTAIFENLSVQLSGKEHFINTFQIYTCSASVIHNEQGNIIGCLTLTGKRQLAHPHTLGLVVSAVKSIENHLKLNKSQNELFKAYQYLNKIMNSMDFGIFAVDNSGIVKAINNSACNLLGINQKDIIDKNVYKVLHIWQYILDELKSGNVYTDKEILYSDEKKRFNLNVYPIKDKSNIVTGMVVIFKDIQNVYNLVNKYTSGSAAYTFDDIIGNSEKMINLKEQLKNISNSPSTVLIQGESGTGKELIAQSIHNDSNRKNKSFIAINCGAIPKNLIESELFGYEDGSFTGAKRGGRAGKFELANGGTLFLDEIGEMPLDMQVNLLRVLQENCITRIGGNKCIKIDVRIIAATNKNLREKIKKGTFREDLYYRLNVIPIYVPPLRERDMDIKILIDYFLKIKAFKLKKPIPIVRPDIYQKLLKHNWPGNVRELENCIENIVNMNGNTSFDFQNNLSVNKQTNPCTTNLKYDMCSLEEWEKKAIINCIHNCNHNMSKASKILGINRSTLYTKIKKYQINFS; encoded by the coding sequence ATGTTTAAACCATTTACTCATAGTGAAATAGTCAGTAGGTCTCTTAATAGATGCATTAAATACCATATAGAAAAAGGTATACCAAAACCTAAACGAACACTTAGTCGCAAAGAATTGGACAACTTAATAAAAGAAAACAACGATATTATAAAAATAGCAAAACCATTTATGGAAATACTTTATGATTTTTTAAGTGGATCAGGTTTCTCATTATATCTCACAGACAAAAATGGAATTGTATTAACTATCATAGGTGACAAAGATATTGTAATGGAGCAGGCAAAGGCTGGAATAGCAGAAGGTATTGATCTGAGTGAACAAAGTGCAGGTACAAATGCAGCAGGAACTGCTATTTTTGAAAATTTGTCAGTTCAACTTTCAGGCAAAGAACATTTTATAAATACTTTTCAGATTTATACCTGCTCTGCATCTGTCATACATAACGAACAAGGAAATATAATCGGATGTCTAACTTTAACTGGAAAACGTCAATTGGCTCATCCCCATACATTGGGTCTTGTTGTATCAGCAGTAAAGTCCATTGAAAATCACTTAAAATTAAATAAGTCTCAAAATGAATTATTTAAAGCATACCAATACTTAAATAAAATCATGAATTCCATGGATTTTGGAATTTTTGCTGTAGATAATAGCGGAATAGTCAAGGCTATAAATAACAGTGCTTGTAATCTCCTTGGCATAAACCAAAAAGATATTATAGATAAAAATGTTTATAAAGTTTTACACATATGGCAGTATATACTTGATGAACTCAAATCAGGCAATGTATATACGGATAAGGAAATTTTATATTCGGATGAGAAGAAAAGATTTAATTTAAATGTATATCCTATAAAAGATAAAAGTAATATTGTAACTGGTATGGTAGTTATATTTAAAGATATACAAAATGTATATAACTTGGTTAACAAATATACAAGTGGATCTGCTGCTTACACATTTGATGATATAATTGGCAACAGCGAAAAAATGATAAATTTAAAAGAACAGTTAAAAAATATATCTAATAGTCCTTCTACTGTATTAATTCAAGGTGAAAGTGGTACAGGAAAAGAACTTATTGCCCAGTCAATTCACAATGACAGCAATAGAAAAAACAAAAGCTTTATAGCAATAAACTGCGGTGCCATACCAAAGAATCTAATAGAAAGTGAATTGTTCGGATATGAAGATGGATCATTTACAGGTGCAAAACGTGGAGGCCGTGCAGGAAAATTTGAACTTGCAAATGGAGGTACTTTATTTTTAGATGAAATTGGAGAAATGCCTTTGGATATGCAAGTAAATCTCTTAAGGGTTCTCCAAGAAAACTGTATCACAAGAATAGGTGGAAATAAATGCATCAAAATAGATGTAAGAATTATAGCGGCTACCAACAAGAATTTAAGGGAAAAGATAAAAAAAGGAACTTTTCGTGAAGACTTATACTACAGACTAAATGTAATACCTATATATGTGCCACCACTTCGGGAAAGAGATATGGATATTAAAATACTAATAGACTATTTTTTAAAGATAAAAGCTTTTAAACTTAAAAAACCCATTCCAATAGTAAGACCTGATATATATCAAAAGCTTTTAAAACATAATTGGCCTGGAAATGTTAGAGAATTAGAAAATTGTATTGAGAATATTGTAAATATGAATGGAAATACATCTTTTGACTTTCAAAATAATCTTTCAGTAAATAAGCAAACTAATCCTTGTACTACAAACCTTAAATATGATATGTGTTCATTAGAAGAGTGGGAAAAAAAAGCAATAATAAATTGTATACACAACTGTAATCATAATATGTCAAAAGCTTCTAAAATTTTAGGAATAAATAGAAGTACTTTGTACACAAAGATAAAAAAATATCAAATTAATTTTTCTTAA
- a CDS encoding iron-containing alcohol dehydrogenase, with protein MGRFTLPRDIYFGENALENLKNLDGNKAVVVVGGGSMKRFGFLAKVEKYLKETGMEVKLIEGVEPDPSVDTVMNGAKIMRDFNPDWIVSIGGGSPIDAAKAMWIFYEYPDFTFEKAVVPFGIPKLRQKAQFVAIPSTSGTATEVTSFSVITDYKAKIKYPLADFNLTPDIAIIDPSLAETMPKKLTAHTGMDALTHAIEAYVASLHSDFSDPLAMHAITMIHKYLLKSYEEDKEARGHMHIAQCLAGMAFSNALLGITHSIAHKTGAVFHIPHGCANAIYLPYVIDFNKKACSERYAKIAKKLHLSGNSEDELIDSLTEMIRTMNKKMDIPLTIKDYGISENDFNENLDFIAHNAMMDACTGSNPRAITEEEMKKLLQYMYNGQKVNF; from the coding sequence ATGGGAAGATTTACTTTGCCTAGGGATATTTACTTTGGTGAAAATGCCTTAGAAAATTTAAAAAATTTAGATGGAAATAAAGCAGTAGTTGTTGTAGGTGGGGGATCTATGAAGAGATTTGGATTCTTAGCCAAAGTTGAAAAATACTTAAAAGAAACTGGTATGGAAGTTAAATTAATAGAAGGTGTTGAGCCTGATCCGTCTGTTGATACTGTTATGAATGGCGCTAAAATAATGAGAGACTTTAACCCAGATTGGATAGTATCAATAGGTGGAGGATCTCCCATAGATGCTGCTAAAGCAATGTGGATATTTTATGAATACCCCGACTTTACATTTGAAAAAGCGGTAGTCCCTTTTGGAATTCCTAAATTAAGGCAGAAGGCACAATTTGTTGCTATACCTTCTACAAGTGGAACAGCAACTGAAGTAACATCATTTTCTGTAATAACAGACTATAAAGCTAAAATAAAATATCCTCTTGCAGATTTTAACCTTACCCCTGATATAGCTATAATAGATCCGTCTCTTGCAGAAACAATGCCCAAAAAGCTTACAGCACACACTGGAATGGATGCACTTACTCACGCAATAGAAGCATATGTAGCAAGTTTACATTCAGATTTCTCAGATCCACTTGCTATGCATGCTATAACCATGATTCATAAATATTTATTGAAATCCTATGAAGAAGATAAAGAAGCTAGAGGACATATGCATATAGCCCAATGTCTAGCTGGGATGGCATTTTCAAATGCTCTCCTTGGAATAACTCATAGTATAGCACATAAAACTGGTGCAGTATTTCACATACCTCATGGGTGTGCTAATGCCATATACTTACCTTATGTTATAGATTTTAACAAGAAAGCTTGTTCAGAAAGATATGCTAAAATAGCCAAAAAGCTGCATCTATCAGGAAATAGTGAAGATGAGCTAATAGATTCATTAACTGAAATGATTCGTACTATGAACAAAAAGATGGATATTCCTCTCACCATAAAAGATTATGGTATAAGCGAAAACGATTTTAATGAAAACCTAGATTTTATAGCTCACAATGCCATGATGGATGCCTGCACTGGATCCAATCCTAGAGCAATAACTGAGGAAGAAATGAAAAAGCTCTTGCAGTATATGTATAATGGGCAAAAGGTTAATTTCTAG